From Primulina tabacum isolate GXHZ01 chromosome 2, ASM2559414v2, whole genome shotgun sequence, one genomic window encodes:
- the LOC142532238 gene encoding uncharacterized protein LOC142532238: protein MLSTEAPPPDLPCPCVISQQNSGGSNIFSIDERDSDNNQQQLEVDLFKSDLDDNNNNPLPKFSIRDYVSSARGKDIKNNWPFSQKNLQLCLKHGVTDVLPPFQPLDIVRNPSRMKCVDVKLPALSDRILSSGFWEGKEFEPTTLPSCSNINSVPLIKAPCLKPVAVSFPRSSVEKPESSAPASRKVEKSTQNSKNCKLMVKLSKIAEPLSIEHSEPMASKVCPVCKTFSSSSNTTLNAHIDQCLSGVSTMDWTSNSKVSKHRIKPRKTRLMVDIYETALHCTLEDLDRRNGTNWALNMISSTQDLEAGTKEEKKKKKKKKKKIYSSSDVEGNEEGAVYVDSSGAKFLSLSKCSDLPSNSNAKDDCGTRKFVVLNKESKIPLRKRRKVLVKRHKSLKHTHYGRASSSPGPSHCPEVNNVQQKKLFHEDGYDEEYTTQPVKAYDLIKSGETGMVKQWVVGSKHTGFRKISQEHEHQHPDKSVKNLIVKDSHSSRGDSYVKGTRDSNSPVIYDENPLLPSQCRKRKENLQYASHDEHIKQLYLRKRAGFSVMTSQDCHGKRNRLALRKCIENQSRKDSPLLHKRQTDLLSGAENLGFSGSNNRNEINTSTGLNAECSFRDSRMSHHHAFTYGGKDLAYSRQPPVDHVISPGHNKKSSMRKKSSASQASAPELKDNSRHLNLKKPRLHYTSDSDNEAVVPRSAICRRDNRVEKRSVNAAQMEITSVRSSMEPARVLKIRKKEIFLNSSKEVDMASKGSEISPELDSHGVRKNIDSFMGGDVPGSTSNVLDTVKEAEIQDEFVCDLISQRADGAAFLALRKSLESSFYGIAGPSNVKSVLQGYVETYKHCPAELLLGGESEMFYADKVAKSMTSSDNATVGEMDVNEGQGNYFVDVDPIPIPGPPGSFLPSPGRMSSEELQGNSSLTTCRIQSSEDKHELMDVDSSDSPISSASLVFESAAGRSGSVSAKNLSELSDGTQDQSRCNISEDRVVESSKLSELASPVQGEPDLDGSRADLMLTETNPHILKNSQPCCCSRKGVFLKDSFNCQGSQIVWRRSVASLALRSQEKHTGGNQSETALNSIVMSQTPPGKVQTPGAEKPTSNSQMGYAPRLVSQNSETKFPTCGDCKSTSPSTTNPVLRLMGKNLMVVNKEETLSPQMTQTHLSMARDRHPSMLSIVDNEVTTVRFPNECYSIHQTLSQDPSRYDRMQPSMLAQHLDASSPNCFENTPKIKIQGSTLHPSAFLLSSKSFGGSLASSLEHHDFAGGSNMTSEFGSSIGPDTPITYGVEKVQTHGHQLIRSTDFSGSRNKETLVINESPKSKPGLAVRATHDGEKIEMRRSPVGMSAPVVFGHDSRFVNPAFYNNQTRGYPVCNGSQAFYATNIQVPSSMGIFKANSVQWNCTREGSAILHPNSATVSSPAAGHPRSPLYFSPGFS, encoded by the exons ATGTTATCCACTGAAGCTCCTCCACCAGATCTCCCATGTCCTTGTGTTATCTCACAACAGAATAGTGGTGGcagtaatatttttagtattgaTGAGAGGGATTCTGATAATAATCAGCAACAGCTTGAGGTAGATCTGTTCAAGTCAGACCTTGATGATAACAACAACAACCCACTTCCCAAGTTCTCCATAAG GGATTATGTTTCCAGTGCACGGGGAAAAGATATCAAGAATAATTGGCCATTTTCTCAGAAGAATTTGCAACTTTGCCTTAAGCATGGCGTGACTGACGTGTTGCCACCTTTTCAACCTCTTGATATTGTGAGAAATCCATCACGCATGAAATGTGTTGATGTGAAGCTACCCGCGTTGAGCGATAGGATTTTGTCAAGTGGATTTTGGGAAGGAAAAGAATTCGAGCCTACCACTCTTCCTTCTTGCTCGAATATAAATTCTGTCCCACTGATTAAAGCTCCTTGTTTAAAACCCGTAGCGGTGAGTTTTCCGAGATCTTCTGTTGAAAAGCCTGAATCTTCGGCTCCGGCATCCAGAAAGGTTGAAAAAAGTACTCAAAACTCTAAGAATTGTAAACTGATGGTGAAGTTGAGCAAAATTGCTGAGCCACTGTCAATCGAACATTCCGAGCCTATGGCTTCAAAAGTGTGCCCGGTGTGCAAGACTTTTTCGTCTTCATCTAACACCACTCTGAATGCCCACATTGATCAGTGTCTTTCAGGGGTCTCAACAATGGATTGGACATCAAATTCTAAAGTGAGTAAGCATAGAATAAAGCCAAGAAAAACAAGATTGATGGTGGACATCTACGAAACAGCACTACACTGTACGTTGGAGGATCTTGATAGAAGAAATGGAACAAATTGGGCATTAAACATGATTTCTTCAACCCAGGATTTGGAGGCGGGTACtaaagaggagaagaagaagaagaagaagaagaagaagaagatataTTCGTCTAGCGATGTGGAAGGCAACGAGGAAGGTGCTGTATATGTTGACTCAAGTGGCGCAAAGTTTCTTAGTTTATCAAAGTGTAGTGATCTTCCGTCTAATTCAAATGCCAAAGATGATTGTGGAACAAGGAAGTTTGTCGTCCTGAATAAAGAAAGCAAAATTCCTTTACGGAAGAGGAGAAAAGTTCTTGTCAAGAGACACAAATCACTGAAGCATACTCATTATGGACGAGCAAGCTCCTCTCCGGGGCCTAGTCATTGTCCTGAG GTTAACAATGTTCAACAAAAGAAGCTGTTTCATGAAGATGGTTATGATGAAGAATATACAACACAGCCTGTCAAAGCCTATGACCTGATAAAATCTGGTGAGACGGGAATGGTGAAGCAGTGGGTGGTAGGCTCAAAGCATACTGGTTTCAGAAAAATCAGTCAAGAACATGAACATCAACATCCAGATAAAAGTGTAAAGAACTTGATAGTGAAAGATAGCCATTCATCACGTGGAGATTCATACGTAAAAGGAACACGTGACTCAAATTCCCCGGTTATCTATGATGAAAATCCTCTTTTACCATCTCAGTGCCGGAAAAGAAAGGAAAACTTGCAGTATGCTTCTCATGATGAACACATCAAGCAGCTTTATTTACGAAAGAGGGCTGGATTTTCTGTGATGACATCTCAAGACTGTCATGGTAAGAGAAATCGTCTTGCGCTGCGTAAGTGCATAGAGAATCAGTCAAGAAAAGATAGCCCCTTACTTCACAAACGCCAAACAGACCTTCTGAGTGGTGCAGAAAATCTCGGCTTTTCTGGAAGTAACAATAGAAATGAGATAAATACGAGTACGGGTTTAAATGCTGAATGTTCTTTTAGAGATTCAAGAATGTCCCACCATCATGCGTTCACATATGGAGGCAAGGATTTGGCATATTCGAGGCAACCACCCGTGGACCATGTAATTTCACCTGGACATAATAAGAAGTCATCTATGAGGAAGAAGTCGTCTGCCAGTCAAGCATCTGCTCCTGAACTAAAGGACAATTCAAGGCATTTGAACTTGAAGAAGCCTAGGCTACATTACACGTCGGACTCAGATAATGAGGCAGTAGTGCCACGATCTGCAATTTGTAGACGAGATAATCGGGTAGAAAAACGGAGTGTAAATGCAGCTCAAATGGAAATAACTTCTGTTAGGTCATCCATGGAGCCAGCAAGGGTTTTGAAAATTCGAAAGAAGGAGATATTCTTGAATTCTAGTAAAGAGGTGGACATGGCTTCAAAGGGCTCTGAGATATCACCTGAATTGGATAGTCATGGTGTTAGAAAAAATATTGATTCTTTTATGGGTGGCGATGTTCCTGGAAGTACATCGAATGTCTTAGACACTGTGAAAGAGGCTGAAATTCAAGATGAATTTGTTTGTGATTTGATTTCTCAAAGAGCCGATGGAGCAGCATTTTTAGCCTTGAGGAAATCTTTGGAGTCTTCATTCTATGGGATTGCTGGTCCATCAAACGTGAAGAGTGTTTTACAAGGATATGTAGAAACATACAAGCATTGTCCGGCTGAACTATTATTGGGTGGTGAATCAGAGATGTTTTATGCAGACAAAGTTGCCAAAAGTATGACTAGTTCTGATAATGCGACGGTCGGTGAAATGGATGTTAATGAAGGACAAGGAAATTACTTTGTTGATGTGGATCCAATACCCATACCTGGACCTCCAGGCTCGTTTTTGCCGAGTCCGGGGCGTATGAGCTCAGAAGAACTTCAAGGAAATTCATCATTAACCACCTGCAGGATTCAATCTTCTGAAGACAAACATGAATTGATGGATGTGGATTCGTCAGATTCTCCTATTTCTTCTGCCTCATTGGTATTTGAATCCGCTGCTGGAAGATCTGGTTCTGTATCTGCCAAAAACTTATCGGAGCTTTCAGATGGTACTCAAGACCAGAGTCGATGTAACATCTCCGAGGATAGGGTAGTTGAAAGTTCCAAACTCTCTGAACTGGCCAGTCCTGTGCAAGGAGAGCCCGATCTCGACGGGTCAAGGGCCGATTTGATGTTAACTGAAACGAATCCTCACATATTGAAGAACAGTCAACCGTGTTGTTGCTCTAGGAAAGGAGTTTTTCTAAAGGATTCTTTTAATTGTCAAGGGTCGCAAATTGTATGGCGAAGGAGTGTTGCTTCTCTTGCACTTCGTTCCCAGGAAAAGCATACTGGTGGCAATCAGAGTGAAACGGCCCTCAATTCCATCGTGATGTCACAAACACCACCTGGGAAAGTGCAAACTCCAGGAGCTGAAAAACCTACGTCAAATTCACAGATGGGGTATGCTCCTAGACTAGTCTCTCAGAATTCTGAGACCAAGTTTCCAACTTGTGGTGATTGCAAGTCTACTAGTCCATCAACTACTAATCCTGTACTCAGACTGATGGGAAAGAACTTGATGGTGGTGAACAAGGAGGAAACATTATCTCCTCAAATGACGCAAACCCATTTAAGTATGGCCAGAGACAGACATCCTAGCATGCTATCAATTGTTGATAATGAGGTCACAACTGTCAGGTTTCCGAATGAGTGCTATTCCATTCATCAAACTTTGTCCCAAGATCCTTCCAGATATGACCGTATGCAACCCAGCATGCTGGCACAGCATTTAGATGCAAGTTCCCCAAATTGTTTCGAAAACACTCCTAAGATAAAGATTCAAGGATCGACCCTACACCCATCAGCATTTTTGCTCTCAAGTAAGAGTTTTGGTGGAAGTCTTGCATCCTCTTTGGAACATCATGATTTTGCCGGCGGGAGCAATATGACTTCTGAATTTGGATCCAGTATCGGACCAGATACTCCCATAACATATGGTGTTGAGAAAGTTCAAACTCATGGGCACCAACTAATACGGTCTACAGACTTTTCTGGTTCCAGAAACAAGGAAACACTCGTTATCAATGAATCACCGAAAAGCAAGCCTGGGCTAGCTGTTAGAGCAACACATGACGGGGAGAAAATAGAAATGAGGAGATCTCCAGTTGGGATGTCCGCGCCAGTGGTATTTGGGCATGACTCGAGATTTGTGAATCCCGCTTTCTATAATAATCAGACACGGGGATATCCTGTCTGCAATGGCTCTCAAGCTTTTTACGCCACCAATATACAAGTGCCATCTTCTATGGGAATCTTTAAAGCAAATTCGGTTCAATGGAATTGCACACGAGAAGGTTCAGCCATATTGCACCCAAATTCCGCTACAGTTTCATCTCCAGCTGCTGGTCATCCAAGGTCTCCACTGTATTTTTCTCCTGGCTTTTCATAG